In a single window of the Kwoniella shandongensis chromosome 5, complete sequence genome:
- a CDS encoding haloacid dehalogenase, type II, with protein MTLTVCFDALGTCFTLEQVTDAVDETFGDRLRAVGFGSKGFVMDWFHSCQRDYTYLSLSSPPPPPIAKLLTTSLPIHLSTALNISPSSLPSLENITDRLSSLVPAPTLPETFSHLHKKRAKLIIVTNGSKSTTEGYASQAGIKGMVEKVLSCDDIGLAKPHKEVYEAALKAVGEVERGREGERWFVAAHLWDLAAAKKAGFKTALVINDIPATALHGQDQHLDAWYELYGGRPDLVGSSLLELAQGITEDQARRLASV; from the exons ATGACGCTAACGGTCTGCTTTGATGCCCTTGGCACCTGTTTCACTCTCGAACAAGTAACAGACGCAGTCGATGAGACCTTCGGCGACCGATTACGAGCTGTAGGATTCGGTTCAAAGGGATTCGTTATGGACTGG TTCCATTCGTGTCAGAGGGATTACACA TACCTCTCCTTGAGctctccgcctccaccacccatcgCCAAactactcaccacctccctcccaATACACTTATCCACAGCACTGaacatctccccttcctccctcccctctctcgaAAATATCACAGACCGACTTTCATCCCTCGTCCCGGCACCTACACTACCGGAAACGTTCTCGCATCTCCACAAGAAGCGCGCAaagctcatcatcgtcactaATGGATCCAAATCCACAACGGAGGGGTATGCTTCGCAAGCAGGTATAAAAGGTATGGTGGAGAAAGTATTGAGCTGCGATGATATCGGACTGGCGAAACCTCATAAAGAGGTGTATGAAGCTGCTCTGAAAGCTGTTGGAGAGGTAGAAAGgggacgagagggagagagatggTTCGTCGCTGCTCATCTGTGGGATTTGGCAGCTGCAAAGAAAGcggg GTTCAAGACTGCGCTGGTGATCAATGATATCCCCGCGACGGCATTACATGGTCAAGATCAACACCTAGATGCGTGGTACGAGCTATACGGAGGTCGACCTGACTTGGTCGGGAGTTCATTGCTTGAGCTAGCTCAAGGCATCACGGAGGATCAAGCAAGAAGACTTGCGAGTGTTTAG